Proteins from a genomic interval of Clostridium cochlearium:
- a CDS encoding MarR family winged helix-turn-helix transcriptional regulator, which produces MDDKKLFELLKDITNLSKLINRRLSAKLDVKKISPYPVIILNQLDISKPTTLTDIRERLGIPNSTISTVVDKLLEKELVRKEKDATDKRRTFLYLTEKACEEEKKIIKQHVEVFKEILCKATEDDLNTLIDATKLFIKLIEENDKGDEV; this is translated from the coding sequence ATGGATGACAAAAAGCTTTTTGAATTACTAAAGGACATAACAAATCTTTCTAAACTTATAAATAGACGTTTAAGTGCTAAGTTAGATGTGAAAAAAATAAGCCCATATCCTGTAATTATATTAAATCAATTAGATATAAGTAAGCCTACAACTTTAACGGATATAAGAGAAAGATTAGGAATACCTAATAGTACTATATCCACAGTTGTGGATAAGCTTTTAGAAAAAGAGTTAGTAAGAAAGGAAAAGGATGCAACTGATAAAAGAAGGACTTTCCTTTATCTTACAGAAAAAGCTTGTGAAGAAGAAAAAAAAATAATAAAACAGCATGTTGAAGTATTTAAGGAAATCTTATGTAAAGCTACAGAGGACGATTTAAATACTTTGATTGATGCCACCAAACTTTTTATTAAATTAATTGAGGAAAATGATAAGGGGGACGAAGTGTAA
- a CDS encoding acetyl-CoA hydrolase/transferase family protein, with translation MDWEEIYKSKVVSPKEAILKLKSENHVAVGHAASEPRLLMKALVENKENFRNLKLYQMIALGKSEYAKKGMEKHFSYNSLFVGGGTRDAVKDGRADYIPCFFSKIPRLFKENYIKLDAALIQVTPPDEHGFCSFGVSSDYIKPASECAKLVIAEVNDRMPRTLGDNFIHVSDIDYIVENSQDIIELKPPKIGKIERAIGENCASLINDGDVLQLGIGAIPDAVLLFLKDKKDLGIHSEMISDGVVELVEAGVINNKKKTLHKGKIIVSFLMGTKKLYNFVDNNPMVRMYPVDYVNDPVVISKNDNMVSINSCIQIDLMGQIDAETIGFTQISGVGGQIDFIRGTALSKNGRSIIAIPSTVGNGKISKIVPLLDKGAAVTTTRNEVDYVVTEYGIARLRGKNLRDRARELIKIAHPDFREDLKLEYENRFKEEFKMIV, from the coding sequence ATGGATTGGGAAGAAATTTATAAAAGTAAGGTAGTATCACCAAAGGAAGCTATTTTAAAGTTAAAATCTGAAAATCATGTAGCAGTAGGGCACGCTGCCAGTGAACCAAGACTTTTAATGAAAGCTTTAGTTGAAAACAAAGAAAACTTTAGAAATTTAAAGCTTTACCAAATGATAGCTTTAGGCAAAAGTGAATATGCTAAAAAGGGTATGGAAAAGCATTTTAGTTATAATTCTCTTTTTGTGGGGGGTGGCACTAGAGACGCTGTAAAAGATGGAAGAGCGGATTATATTCCTTGTTTTTTTTCAAAAATACCAAGACTTTTTAAAGAAAACTATATTAAACTAGATGCAGCCTTAATACAGGTAACTCCTCCAGATGAACATGGATTTTGTAGTTTTGGAGTTTCTTCTGACTATATAAAGCCTGCTTCTGAGTGTGCAAAACTTGTTATTGCTGAGGTAAACGATAGAATGCCAAGAACTTTAGGGGATAATTTTATACATGTTAGTGATATAGACTATATAGTTGAAAATTCTCAAGATATAATAGAACTAAAACCTCCTAAAATAGGGAAAATAGAAAGAGCTATAGGAGAAAACTGTGCTTCTCTTATAAATGATGGTGATGTTTTACAATTAGGCATAGGTGCAATTCCAGATGCTGTACTTTTATTTTTAAAGGATAAAAAAGACTTAGGCATACACTCAGAGATGATTTCTGATGGAGTTGTGGAATTAGTAGAAGCAGGAGTAATAAATAATAAGAAAAAGACTTTGCATAAAGGCAAGATAATTGTTAGTTTCTTAATGGGCACAAAAAAATTATATAACTTTGTGGATAATAATCCTATGGTAAGAATGTATCCTGTGGATTATGTTAATGATCCTGTAGTTATCAGTAAAAATGACAACATGGTTTCTATAAATTCTTGCATTCAAATAGATCTTATGGGACAAATAGATGCAGAAACCATAGGTTTTACACAAATAAGCGGAGTTGGTGGACAAATAGATTTTATAAGAGGGACAGCTCTTAGTAAAAATGGAAGATCTATAATAGCAATACCTTCAACTGTAGGCAATGGAAAAATATCTAAAATAGTTCCTTTGTTAGATAAGGGAGCAGCAGTAACTACTACAAGAAATGAAGTGGATTATGTAGTTACTGAATACGGTATTGCAAGACTTAGAGGTAAAAATTTAAGGGATAGGGCTCGTGAGCTTATTAAAATAGCTCATCCTGATTTTAGAGAAGATTTAAAATTAGAGTATGAAAATAGATTTAAAGAAGAATTTAAAATGATAGTATAA